One genomic window of Medicago truncatula cultivar Jemalong A17 chromosome 1, MtrunA17r5.0-ANR, whole genome shotgun sequence includes the following:
- the LOC25482250 gene encoding DEAD-box ATP-dependent RNA helicase 35, translated as MVAKMEEDDYEEYIPVAKRRAMEAQKILQRKGKISAPIDDDSGKLSVVETKPSLLVKASQLKKEQPEISVAEQIVQQEKEMIENLSDKKNLMSVRELAKGITYTKPLPTGWKPPLHIRRMSKKDCDLIQKLWHIIVNGEDIPPPIKNFKDMRFPDPILKMLKTKGIVQPTPIQVQGLPVILSGRDMIGIAFTGSGKTLVFVLPMIMMAMQEEIRMPIVPGEGPFGLIICPSWELARQTYEVIEQFLLPLKEAGYPELRPLLCIGGIDMRSQLKIVKKGVHIVVATPGRLKDMLAKKKMNLDNCRYLTLDEADRLVDPGFEDDIREVFDHFKAQRQTLLFSATMPTKIQNFARSALVKPIIVNVGRAGAANLDVIQEVEYVKQEAKIVYLLECLQKTPPPVLIFCENKADVDNIHEYLLLKGVEAVAIHGDKDQEDREYAISSFKTGKKDVLVATDIASKGLDFPDIQHVINYDMPAEIENYVHRIGRTGRCGKTGIATTFINKNQTETTLLDLKHLLQEAKQRIPPVLAELIDPMEDNEEITGISGVKGCAFCCGLGHRMRDCPKLEHQNIVKNANNRKDCFGSGGYKGEI; from the coding sequence ATGGTAGCTAAAATGGAAGAAGATGATTATGAGGAGTATATTCCTGTGGCGAAGCGTCGCGCCATGGAAGCTCAGAAGATTCTCCAACGCAAAGGGAAAATATCTGCTCCAATAGATGATGATTCTGGAAAACTAAGTGTGGTTGAAACTAAGCCCAGTCTACTTGTTAAGGCCTCACAGTTAAAGAAAGAACAACCTGAGATTAGTGTTGCAGAACAGATTGTTCAACAGGAGAAAGAGATGATTGAGAATTTGTCTgataaaaaaaaccttatgTCGGTTCGTGAATTAGCGAAAGGGATCACTTATACCAAACCTTTGCCTACTGGGTGGAAGCCTCCTTTGCATATTAGAAGGATGTCAAAGAAAGATTGTGATTTGATTCAAAAACTGTGGCATATAATTGTCAATGGTGAAGATATTCCACCCCCGATTAAGAATTTTAAGGATATGAGGTTCCCGGATCCTATTTTGAAGATGTTGAAAACCAAGGGGATTGTGCAGCCAACACCTATTCAGGTGCAAGGGCTTCCTGTTATTTTATCTGGGAGGGATATGATTGGAATTGCTTTCACGGGTTCTGGTAaaactttggtttttgtgcttCCAATGATCATGATGGCAATGCAGGAGGAAATTAGGATGCCTATAGTTCCCGGTGAAGGTCCATTTGGTCTGATTATTTGTCCATCGTGGGAATTGGCGAGGCAAACTTATGAAGTCATTGAACAATTCTTGTTACCTTTGAAGGAAGCTGGATATCCGGAGCTCAGACCTTTGCTTTGTATTGGTGGAATTGATATGAGATCACAACTTAAGATTGTCAAGAAGGGGGTTCACATAGTTGTTGCCACACCTGGGAGGTTGAAGGATATGTTGGCCAAGAAGAAAATGAATCTTGATAACTGCAGGTATTTAACGTTAGATGAGGCTGATCGATTGGTAGATCCGGGATTTGAAGATGATATAAGAGAAGTTTTTGATCACTTCAAAGCTCAAAGGCAGACTCTCTTGTTTTCTGCTACTATGCCAACCAAAATTCAGAACTTTGCTAGAAGTGCTTTGGTAAAACCTATTATTGTCAATGTGGGACGTGCAGGGGCGGCAAATCTTGATGTTATTCAGGAAGTAGAGTATGTCAAACAAGAGGCAAAAATTGTTTACCTCCTTGAGTGCCTACAGAAAACCCCACCAcctgttttgatattttgtgAGAATAAGGCAGATGTCGACAACATTCATGAGTATCTTCTCTTGAAAGGAGTGGAAGCCGTGGCCATTCATGGAGACAAGGATCAGGAAGATAGAGAGTATGCTATTTCGTCATTtaagactggaaagaaagatgTGTTGGTTGCAACTGATATTGCATCCAAAGGTTTGGATTTTCCTGATATTCAGCATGTCATTAACTACGACATGCCAgctgaaattgaaaattatgtcCATAGGATTGGACGTACTGGAAGATGTGGCAAAACTGGTATAGCGACAACATTTATAAACAAGAACCAAACTGAGACAACATTGCTTGATTTGAAACACCTTTTGCAAGAAGCAAAACAGAGGATTCCCCCTGTTTTGGCTGAGCTGATTGATCCAATGGAAGATAATGAAGAAATCACTGGCATAAGTGGTGTCAAGGGATGTGCTTTTTGTTGCGGGCTTGGTCATCGTATGCGGGATTGTCCAAAATTAGAACATCAGAATATTGTGAAAAATGCAAATAATAGGAAGGATTGTTTTGGATCTGGAGGTTACAAAGGAGAAATTTGA
- the LOC25482248 gene encoding uncharacterized protein codes for MFNPDGSHADDKTKRLRRLLRRREARNDILKHNRAVSASRTTAMICGNTNVLIDKNDYMIDDDVSEDCRIILIANTGDDDDEDYGSFLTTYNPGIENDSDKVDSDFATFLATYDPGVEIDSDKADLDYATFLVTYDPGVENDSDKMDSDYSTFLATYDPGVEIDSASNHSGASNIDVGNSNDNDEVDAGYQSLLPTYDPPGYISDDVGVDEDDHILVNLGSESLGQNSSDKQNSLFSDPAFEKSNELFLDPTYDPPGYISDDVGVDEGDHRLVNLGSESLGQISCFKQNSLVSDPAFEKNNELILNSATIVDGDKEYMSCKNTTNTPTVEDGGNCSDPDVTILEPYQVCEDTPFVPSKRYDSSYFEELNPKDEVQIAAYDDSQFRRRLLEHLERPYNQQEYESLLLELCEKKKQERHFETRRRVVESYHTEGVTTPYHVMYPDLTKAIAEESKNKRRILFLLRGFFFYMKNVCHMGSFQPWLDESCLELMRKL; via the exons ATGTTTAACCCGGATGGCTCTCATGCTGATGATAAAACAAAAAGGTTACGAAGGCTATTAAGAAGACGGGAGGCCaggaatgatattttgaagCATAATCGTGCCGTTAGTGCTTCAAGGACAACTGCGATGATTTGTGGAAATACGAATGTCTTAATAGataaaaatgattatatgaTAGATGATGATGTAAGTGAAGATTGCAGAATAATTTTGATTGCAAATactggtgatgatgatgatgaagattatGGATCTTTTTTAACTACTTATAATCCTGGTATTGAAAATGACAGTGATAAGGTGGATTCAGATTTCGCTACCTTTTTGGCTACATATGATCCTGGTGTTGAAATTGACAGTGATAAGGCGGACTTAGATTACGCTACCTTTTTGGTTACGTATGATCCTGGTGTTGAAAATGACAGTGATAAGATGGATTCAGATTACAGTACCTTTTTGGCTACATATGATCCTGGTGTTGAAATTGACAGTGCTAGTAACCATAGTGGTGCTTCAAATATTGATGTTGGCAATAGCAATGACAATGATGAGGTGGATGCAGGTTACCAATCACTGTTGCCTACATATGATCCTCCTGGTTATATTAGCGATGATGTTGGTGTAGATGAAGATGATCACATATTGGTCAACCTGGGCAGTGAGTCACTAGGACAAAATTCAAGtgataagcaaaattcactatTTTCTGATCCCGCATTTGAAAAAAGCAATGAACTATTCCTTGATCCTACATATGATCCTCCTGGTTATATTAGTGATGATGTTGGTGTAGATGAAGGTGATCACAGATTGGTCAATCTGGGTAGTGAGTCGCTAGGACAAATTTCATGttttaagcaaaattcactAGTTTCTGATCCggcatttgaaaaaaataatgaactaATCCTTAATTCTGCGACGATTGTTGATGGTGATAAGGAGTATATGAGTTGTAAGAATACCACAAACACACCCACGGTGGAGGATGGGGGTAATTGCTCCGATCCAGATGTTACTATTTTGGAACCTTATCAAGTTTGTGAAGATACCCCTTTCGTTCCTTCAAAAAGATATGATTCATCT TATTTTGAAGAATTGAATCCCAAAGACGAAGTGCAAATAGCTGCTTATGATGATTCTCAATTTAGGAGAAGACTTTTGGAACATCTTGAAAGGCCTTATAACCAACAAGAGTATGAGTCCCTTCTGCTCGAACTATGTGAGAAAAAGAAACAGGAACGCCATTTCGAAACACGGCGGAGGGTGGTTGAATCATATCACACGGAAGGTGTCACTACACCGTATCATGTAATGTACCCTG ATCTAACCAAAGCTATTGCTGAGGAGTCCAAGAATAAGCGTAGGATTTTGTTTCTCTTGCgtggattttttttctatatgaaA AATGTGTGCCACATGGGTTCATTTCAGCCTTGGCTTGACGAGTCTTGTTTGGAGTTAATGCGAAAACTGTAA
- the LOC25482249 gene encoding photosystem I reaction center subunit psaK, chloroplastic, whose amino-acid sequence MATSMMITLPQFTGLRSQLKPSPIQGLVAAQPMTKRKGKGALGVRCDFIGSSTNVIMVASTTLMLFAGRFGLAPSANRKATAGLKLETRDSGLQTGDPAGFTLADTLACGTVGHIIGVGVVLGLKNIGAL is encoded by the exons ATGGCAACTTCTATGATGATAACTTTGCCTCAATTCACTGGTCTTAGATCACAACTCAAACCTTCTCCTATCCAGGGTTTG GTTGCTGCCCAACCTATGACAAAGCGCAAGGGAAAGGGTGCTTTGGGAGTTCGTTGTGACTTCATTGGTTCATCAACTAATGTG ATTATGGTGGCATCTACAACCCTAATGTTGTTTGCCGGAAGATTTGGATTGGCTCCATCAGCAAACAGGAAAGCAACAGCAGGACTAAAGCTGGAGACAAGGGACTCAGGCTTGCAGACTGGTGACCCAGCTGGGTTCACTCTTGCTGATACTTTGGCATGTGGAACTGTTGGACACATCATTGGTGTTGGTGTTGTTCTTGGTCTTAAGAACATTGGTgcattgtaa